The DNA sequence TGCGCTTCGTCACCGCGCATGGGCAGATGAGCGCAAGCGAAGTGGAAGAGCGGATGAGCGCCTTCTACGAGAAGAAGTACGAAGTCCTGCTCTCGACCACGATTGTCGAAAGCGGCCTCGACATTCCCAGCGCCAACACGATCATCATCCACCGCGCCGACCGCTTCGGCCTTGCCCAGCTCTACCAGCTGCGCGGACGTGTCGGCCGCTCGAAGCTGCGCGCCTATGCCTACCTGACCACCCCTGCGGACCAGCAATTGTCCGAGGTCGCGGAGAAGCGGCTCAAGGTTCTGGGCGATCTCGACAGCCTGGGCGCGGGGTTCCAGCTCGCCAGCCACGATCTCGACATCCGCGGCGCCGGCAACCTGCTGGGCGACGAGCAATCGGGCCATATCCGCGAGGTCGGCTTCGAACTCTACCAGTCGATGCTGGAAGACGCGATCCTTGAGGCCAAGGCCGGCGCTTCGGGCCTTAAGCGCGAGACGAGCGGCCTCAGCCCGCAGATCACGGTCGATGCCCCGATCATGATCCCCGAGGAATATGTGCCGGACCTTGCCGTCCGCATGGCGCTCTATCGCCGCCTCAACGATGCCGAGAGCAATGACGAGATCGAGGGCCTCTCCGCGGAAATGATCGACCGTTTCGGCCCGCTGCCCAAGCCGACCGCAAACCTGGTCAAGCTGATCGAGGTGAAGCGCCAGGCCATCGTCGCGAACATCGCCAAGATCGATGTCGGCGCGAAGGGCTCGCTGGTCTCGTTCCACGACGACAGCTTCCCCGATCCGGCCGGACTTGTCGCCTATGCCCAGCGGCTGGAAGGAACCGTCAAGCTGAGGCCGGATAACAAGCTGGTCATCACCCGCACATGGGGCAATCCGGAAGCGCGGCTTAACGGGCTGTTCCAGTTGACCAAGGGACTGGCCTCGATCGCCCGCAAGGCAAAGGGTTAGACCACCTGCGCGTTCATACTTCCTTTGCCTCCGGCTGCTAATCGCACCCGGATTGCGGCATTGCCGCGCAGAGTGAGGGTTAACGCTTGGCCTCGAGCGCTATCGCGCTGGAACGGATCGCAGAACCGGCGGGGGCAAGATCGGCCGCTGGCGAAGGCCTGCGCCTGCGAACCCTTGCCCCGAAGGATTGCAGCCCGGCCGACTTGCACGCCTGGGCACAGCTTGCGCAGGACGGGAGCGAGCCCAATCCCTTCTTCGAGCACTGGTATCTTCTCCCGGCCCTGAAGGCGCTGGACAAGTCTGGCGCAGCACGCCTGCTGGTGCTGGAACAGGATGGCGGCTGGGCCGGCCTTCTGCCCATCGCTTCCCGCAAAAGCTATTACGGCAAGCCGATCAGGCACCTCGGCAGCTGGATGCACGCCAATTGCTTCCTTGGCGCGCCTCTCGTTGCGCGGGGACGCGAAGCTGCCTTCTGGCAGGCCCTGCTGGCCTGGGCCGATGGCAACGTGGAGGGACTGTTCCTTCACCTGCCGCAATTGCCGCTGGACGGCGCTCTGTTCGAGGCGCTTCGGCAGGTGCTGGCCGGCAAGGCGCGCCCTGCTGGCATCGTCATGCGCGAAGAGCGGGCTCTGCTGCAATCGGACCTTTCCCCCGAAGCCTATCTTGAGGCTTCGATGAGCGGCAAGAAGCGCAAGGAACTGCGCCGCCAGCACAACCGCCTCAGCGAGACAGGACGGGTCGAATTCGTCCGCGACGACTCCGATGCCGGACTCGATCAATGGACGGCGGACTTTCTGCGGCTGGAAAAGGCCGGCTGGAAAGGCCTTAACGGCTCGGCCCTTGCCTGCTCTGCCGATACCGAGGCCCTGTTCCGCGACAGTCTGGCAGGTGCGGCAGCTGCCGGACGGCTAGAGCGCCTGACCCTGCTGCTTGATGGCCAGCCCATCGCCATGCTCGCCAACTTCCTCACGGCCCCGGGCGCGTTTTCCTACAAGACGGCGTTCGACGAGGATTATGCCCGCTTCTCGCCGGGCGTCCTGCTCCAGCGGGAGAACCTGGCGCTGCTTGAGCGGGCGGGCATCGCATGGTGCGATTCGTGCGCTGCGCCCGATCACCCGATGATCGACCACATCTGGCGCGAACGGCGCGCCATCGGGTCGGTCTCCATCGCCATCGGCGGAAAGCTGCGCCGAGCCGCCTTTTGCCTGATCCTCAAAGCCGAACTGGGTCGCCGCCCTGACGGAGCCAGACTATGACCGTGTTTTCTCCCGAAGCCCGCAGCACGTTTGCCGCCAACTACCCCGAAGTGCCGCACAAGATTGCCCACGCGCTCGGCGATCACCCGCTGCTGAGTTTCGCCGCACTCGCCGATCTCGCGGAAGCGCTTCCCGCCACTTCGATCGAATACAATTACGCCGACCTGCCGATCGGCATCGACGGCAAGCCCGATCCGTCCGCGCTTTCCATCGGCGAAACGATCCGGAATATCGAAAGCAGCGGCTCATGGGCGGCGATCAAGAACATCGAACAGGTTCCTGCCTACGCCGATCTGCTGAACTCCCTGCTCGCCGAACTCCGCCCGGAAATCGAGGCCAAGACCGGACGCATGATGAAGCTTCAGGGCTTTGTCTTCGTCACCTCGCCCGGCGGTGTCACGCCTTATCACTTCGATCCTGAGCACAATATCCTGCTGCAGATCCGCGGTTCGAAGGTCATGACCCAATTCCCCGCCGGCGATCCCCGCTTCGCGCCGGATGAGGTGCATGAAGGCTATCACACCGGTGGCGCGCGCGAGCTGAAATGGCGCGACGAGCTGCTTTCCGGCGGGACAGAGTTTCCGCTCGATCCCGGCGAAGCCCTCTTCGTCCCCGTCATGGCGCCGCACTTCGTCAAGACCGGACCGCAGAGCTCGGTCTCGCTCTCGATCACCTGGCGCTCGGACTGGTCCTTTGCCGAAGCTGATGCCCGCGCCTTCAATTCGGTGCTGCGGCGGATCGGCTTCAGGCCGGCGAGCACCGGACGGTGGCCCGCGACCAATAAGGCCAAGGCGCTTGGCTGGCGGGTGCTGCGCCGGTTCCGGAGCCAACCGCAAGGTTGACGGCGCCGGGCGCAGCGGCAAAGGGCGTGGGCATGACCGACGCCCCTCGTCCCGACGACCTCGTGTCCGAACTCCTCCACCTGCTTAACGTCGAGCAGGTCGGCGAAGACGCATTCCGTGGCCGTCGCAAGGTGGGCGGCATCGGGCGCGTATTCGGCGGACAGGTCATCGCCCAGGCCCTTGCCTCCGCAGAGCGCACCGTTGCCCCCGATCGCGAGGTTCACTCGCTCCATGCCTATTTTCTGCGCGGCGGCAGCGAGGATCACGAGATAGACTTCACCATCGATCGCGACTTCGATGGCGGCAGCTTTTCAAACCGTCGCGTCGTCGCCAGCCAGCAGGGCACGCCGATCCTCAACCTCACGGCATCGTTCCACAAGCGCGAGCCCGGTGTCGGCCATGCCGAGGGCATGCCGCAGGTGCCCCAGCCCGAGGACCTGCTGAGCGAAGGCGAACTGCGGGAAAAGTACATTCACCTTGTGCCCGAGAACATGCGCGATTTTGTGCTGAAGTTCCGGGCGCTGGAAGTGAAGCCGGTCGATCCGGCGGCGTGGGCCGGAATGAAGGGTGGCGCACCGCGGCTCGATACCTGGTTCCGCGCGCCCGCCCGGTTGCCCGATGATCCGCACATCCACCGGGCGATCCTCGCCTATGCCAGCGACTATACCTTGCTTGGCACCTGTACCGTCCCGCACCGGCTTAGCTGGATGACGGGCGAGGTACAGGGTGCGAGCCTGGATCACGCCATCTGGTTCCATGACGATTTCCGGGTGGATGACTGGCTGCTTTACTCCACCGACAGTCCCTGGGCCGGACGTGCGCGCGGCTTCAACCGCGGCCGCATTTACACCCGCGACGGCCGGCTGGTCGCGGAAACCGCTCAGGAAGGCCTGATCAGAGTCAAGCCGAAGGGCTGACCATCAACCTTCGTGCCGGGGCAGTGGCTGGCCGCGCACGTGCGTGACCATGTCCCACACGGCGATGAACAGCGCGGCGATGATCGGGCCGATGATGAAGCCGGTAATGCCGAACAGTTCCAGACCTGCCACCGTCGCGATGAGGACGACGAAGTCCGGCAGCTTGGTATCCTTGCCGACAAGGATCGGGCGCAGCAGGTTATCGATCAGGCCAATGACGAAAAGGCCGCAGAAAACCAGTATTGCGCCTTCCCAGACAGACCCGGTGATCAACAGGTAAACCGCGACAGGCACCCAGACGAGGCCCGTGCCAACGGCCGGGATCAGCGACAGGAAGCCCATCAGCAGGCCCCACAGGAGTGCGCCCTCCACGCCCAGCATCCAGAAGATCAGGCCGCCGACCAGCCCCTGCATGACGGCTACGGCAACCGTGCCCTTCATCGTGGCGCGAATGACGGCGAGGAACTTGTCGATCAGCCGGTCACGCAGTTGCGGGCGGATCGGCAGGGCCGTGCGGAAGCGGTCTTCCAGCTCGTTCCCGTCGCGCAGCAGGAAGAACGTGAGATAGAGCATGACGCCGAGCGCGGCGATGAACGACAAGGCCCCCTGCCCTACGTTCAACGCCTGTCCGGCCACGGCCTGCAACCCGTTCTTGAGGCCGGGGGCGAGCGCCCCGCGCATCTGGTTGGGATCACCAATTCCATAGTCCTGGGCAATGCCGCGCAGCGATTGCGGCAAGGCATCGACCGCATTGTTCATGATCCGGCCGATGTCGATGTCACCGCTCTGGATCCGGGCATAGATGGCGCTGGCCTCCTGCACCAGGCTGGCGCCCAGCAATACGGCCGGAAGGATGACCACTGCGACGATCAGGAACAGCGTGATCCCGGCGGCCGTTCCCTTCCTCCCGCCCAGGGCGGCAACGAGGCGCAAGTGGAGCGGACGGAACAGGATTGCCGCGACAAGGCCCCACAGGATCGCGCCGAAATAGGGCAGCAGCATCCAGCCGAACAGCACCGTGACAAAGACGACGAGCGCGGCAAAGCCAACGTCTTCAAGCGTCCAGCCGTGCAAGTGCCTGTCTTTCATTCGCTTCCCTCCTGTTGCCGTCTGCGCTCAGCCGCCGGGATGATAGAAGTCATAGACCGCCTGCGCTACTGCCGCACTAACGCCCGGCGCGCGCTTCAGGTCGTCGAGCGCCGCCGCGCGCACCTTGCTGGCCGTGCCGAAATGCAGCAGCAGCGCACGTTTGCGCGCCGGTCCGATGCCGGGAATCTCGTCGAGCGGTGATGCGGTGATCGCCCGGCTGCGCTTTTCGCGGTGTGCACCGATGGCAAAGCGGTGCACTTCATCGCGCAGGCGCTGCAGGTGAAACAGCAGCGGCGAGTTTTCCGGCAGCATCTTTTCCCGACCGTCGGGGAAATGGAACACTTCGCGTCCCTCGCGACCATGATGCGGTCCTTTGGCGATGGCGATCAGGGGAACATCCTCGATCCCCATGTCCTCCAGCGTGTCGCGTGCCGCACTCATCTGCCCCTTGCCGCCGTCGATTAGCACTAGGTCCGGCCACATTCCGCCATCCCGGTCGGGATCTTCATCCTGCACGCGGGCAAAGCGGCGCTGGAATACCTCGCGCATCATCGCGAAATCGTCATTGGTCTGGGCGCTACGGATGTTCCATTTGCGGTACTGGCCCTTGATGAAACCTTCCGGCCCGGCAACGATCATCGCGCCGAGCGCCTGCGCGCCCTGTATGTGGCTGTTGTCGTAAACCTCGATCCGTTGCGGCGGTTCGGGCAATTCCAGGAATTCGGCCAGTTCCCGATTGAGCTTTGCTTTGGTCCCGCTTTCGGCCAGGCGCCTGTCCAGCGCTTCGACAGCGTTGCGCCGGGCCTGGTCAAGCAGACGCCGCCGGTCCCCCCGCTGCGGCACGGAAATCTCCACCTTGCCTCCAGCCCCTTCGCGGAACGCCTCCGCCAGCAGATCGGCCTCCGGGATCGGGCGATCGACGAGGATGCAGCGGGGGGGCGGCACTTCCTCGTAAAACTGGGCCATGAAGCTTTGCAGCACCTCTTCCTCGCTCAGACCCTCGGTATGGCTCGGGAAGAAGGCGCGGTGGCCCCAGTTCTGGCCGCCGCGAATGAAGAACGCCTGGATGCCGACATTGCCGCCCTTGCTGGCCAGCGCAAAGATGTCGGCATTGCCGAGGCCCTCCGCGTTGATCGCCTGGCTGCCCTGGATGAAAGTGGCGGCGCGCAGCCGGTCGCGGAGCATGGCGGCGCGTTCGAAGTCCAGAGCCTCGGCGGCCTTGGCCATCTGCGCCTCGATCTTGCGTTGGACGGCAGAGCTTTTGCCGCCGAGGAAATCCTTGGCCTCGCCGACCAGTTCGGCATAGCCAGCAGAATCGATGCGGCCGACGCATGGGGCCGAGCAGCGCTTGATCTGGTAAAGCAGGCACGGACGATCGCGCCGGGAAAAGAAGCTGTCCGTACAGCTTCTTAGAAGGAACAATTTCTGCAACGCGTTAATCGTGGTGTTGACCGATCCGGCGCTTGCAAATGGCCCGTAATAGTTACCTGCCGCGCGACGCGCGCCACGATGCTTCATGATGCGCGGAAACTCATGGTCGGAACGAAGCAGGATGAAGGGAAAGCTTTTGTCGTCGCGCAGCAGCACGTTGTAGGGCGGGCGGAAGCGCTTGATCAATTGCGCTTCCAGCAGCAGCGCCTCTGCCTCGCTGTTGGTCGTGACGATGGTCATCGACCGGGTCTGCGCGACCATGCGCTGCAGCCTCAACGGCAGGCGATCGACCTGCGTGTAATTGGCGACCCGGTTCTTGAGCGCCCGCGCCTTGCCAACGTAGAGCACGTCGCCCCGGGCATCCTGCATCCGGTAGACGCCCGGCCGTGGCGGCAAGGTTGCCTGCACCTCGCGGATAGCGGCGACGCCGGCCTCGAGATCGGGCCGGCTACCCTTCATCGTGAAGGTCGCCCGCTCCTCGTTGAAGCGTTCGGACGACTGCCGGTCAGGGGGGACAGCATTCTTGCGGGCCATGAGGCGCAGATAGGGCCTTCGCCCGTCGCTGGCAAAGGGATCAGAAGCGCTTCGAGATATCGAGCCCGATGAAACGTCCCGTGGGGTCCAGCAGGTCGGGCTGATAGCCGATCGGCACGGTGCCGCTGCTATCAGTCACCTTCTGGCGCGAATCGAACAGGTTGTTGACCACCATGGCTACGCGGACACCCTTCAGGACCTTGCTGTCCTTCGCCAGCCACTTGGCAACATCCATGTTGACGAACAGGCGCATGTTGACCTTGGTCAGGCTGCCGAAACGAAGGTCGGTCGTGCCGTCGATGCGCGTCGGGGCCGTATAATTGCCGTTCAGGCGCAGGCCGACACCGCGATAGAAAAATCCGCCGTCCAGTTCCAGCGTGTGCCGGGCCACGCCGCCGCCGCTGAGTGCATCGCCATTCAGCAGGTCAAGCACCGGTCCGCCAGCGGCGACCGTAACCCGGTTGCGGAACTGGACCGTGTGGAACAGGGCCAGGTTCCAGCGCCCGACGCCATTGGCGTTCATCGGCCCCATCATCGGCGGGCCGCCGCGTCCGCCGCCGCCCATCCGCCCGCCGGGGCCGCCCTGGGGACGACCCATGCCGCCGGGCCCACCCGCAGCAGCACCAGCCGGCGCCTTGCCGATCGGGCCGTTTACATTGACGCCCCAGCGCAGGCGCGAGGCCTGTTCGTTGAAGAAGTTCACCGGTCGGCGGTCAATGGCCGTCAGCTTCCCGTTTATGCGGGTCACGCGCCCCGGGAAGGCCGCCTCGATCGCCTGCGTCAGGACAGGAAAAGACGCTGTGACATTGTCCGAATTGTTGCGGAAGTATTCGGCCATGATCATCGTGTTCTTCACGAAGGGCAATTGCCAGTTGGCACCGAACTTCAGGTCGCGGTCGGTTCCCTTGACCAGTCCCGGATTGCCGCCAGTCGTTACGGTGACCAGTACGGTTTCCGCCCGCTCGAAATCGAAGACCGGGACGTTGAACGATTGCACCACCGGGTTGCCAAGTTCGGCCAGCGAAGGTGCGCGCTGGTTGACGATATAGCTGGCCTGCAGGTTCAGCTTCTCGGTCGGCCCCCAGTTGAGGCCGGCGCTCCAGTCGGAAAGCGAGCCGAAGTCGGACAGATGGTTGTAGCCGGCGCTGAAGTTGAGCGAGAGATTGCCGATGGCCTCGAGGAAGCCCTCGCGCCTGCTT is a window from the Novosphingobium sp. TH158 genome containing:
- a CDS encoding GNAT family N-acetyltransferase; translated protein: MASSAIALERIAEPAGARSAAGEGLRLRTLAPKDCSPADLHAWAQLAQDGSEPNPFFEHWYLLPALKALDKSGAARLLVLEQDGGWAGLLPIASRKSYYGKPIRHLGSWMHANCFLGAPLVARGREAAFWQALLAWADGNVEGLFLHLPQLPLDGALFEALRQVLAGKARPAGIVMREERALLQSDLSPEAYLEASMSGKKRKELRRQHNRLSETGRVEFVRDDSDAGLDQWTADFLRLEKAGWKGLNGSALACSADTEALFRDSLAGAAAAGRLERLTLLLDGQPIAMLANFLTAPGAFSYKTAFDEDYARFSPGVLLQRENLALLERAGIAWCDSCAAPDHPMIDHIWRERRAIGSVSIAIGGKLRRAAFCLILKAELGRRPDGARL
- a CDS encoding transcriptional regulator, with the protein product MTVFSPEARSTFAANYPEVPHKIAHALGDHPLLSFAALADLAEALPATSIEYNYADLPIGIDGKPDPSALSIGETIRNIESSGSWAAIKNIEQVPAYADLLNSLLAELRPEIEAKTGRMMKLQGFVFVTSPGGVTPYHFDPEHNILLQIRGSKVMTQFPAGDPRFAPDEVHEGYHTGGARELKWRDELLSGGTEFPLDPGEALFVPVMAPHFVKTGPQSSVSLSITWRSDWSFAEADARAFNSVLRRIGFRPASTGRWPATNKAKALGWRVLRRFRSQPQG
- a CDS encoding acyl-CoA thioesterase II, whose amino-acid sequence is MTDAPRPDDLVSELLHLLNVEQVGEDAFRGRRKVGGIGRVFGGQVIAQALASAERTVAPDREVHSLHAYFLRGGSEDHEIDFTIDRDFDGGSFSNRRVVASQQGTPILNLTASFHKREPGVGHAEGMPQVPQPEDLLSEGELREKYIHLVPENMRDFVLKFRALEVKPVDPAAWAGMKGGAPRLDTWFRAPARLPDDPHIHRAILAYASDYTLLGTCTVPHRLSWMTGEVQGASLDHAIWFHDDFRVDDWLLYSTDSPWAGRARGFNRGRIYTRDGRLVAETAQEGLIRVKPKG
- a CDS encoding AI-2E family transporter, producing MKDRHLHGWTLEDVGFAALVVFVTVLFGWMLLPYFGAILWGLVAAILFRPLHLRLVAALGGRKGTAAGITLFLIVAVVILPAVLLGASLVQEASAIYARIQSGDIDIGRIMNNAVDALPQSLRGIAQDYGIGDPNQMRGALAPGLKNGLQAVAGQALNVGQGALSFIAALGVMLYLTFFLLRDGNELEDRFRTALPIRPQLRDRLIDKFLAVIRATMKGTVAVAVMQGLVGGLIFWMLGVEGALLWGLLMGFLSLIPAVGTGLVWVPVAVYLLITGSVWEGAILVFCGLFVIGLIDNLLRPILVGKDTKLPDFVVLIATVAGLELFGITGFIIGPIIAALFIAVWDMVTHVRGQPLPRHEG
- the uvrC gene encoding excinuclease ABC subunit UvrC → MARKNAVPPDRQSSERFNEERATFTMKGSRPDLEAGVAAIREVQATLPPRPGVYRMQDARGDVLYVGKARALKNRVANYTQVDRLPLRLQRMVAQTRSMTIVTTNSEAEALLLEAQLIKRFRPPYNVLLRDDKSFPFILLRSDHEFPRIMKHRGARRAAGNYYGPFASAGSVNTTINALQKLFLLRSCTDSFFSRRDRPCLLYQIKRCSAPCVGRIDSAGYAELVGEAKDFLGGKSSAVQRKIEAQMAKAAEALDFERAAMLRDRLRAATFIQGSQAINAEGLGNADIFALASKGGNVGIQAFFIRGGQNWGHRAFFPSHTEGLSEEEVLQSFMAQFYEEVPPPRCILVDRPIPEADLLAEAFREGAGGKVEISVPQRGDRRRLLDQARRNAVEALDRRLAESGTKAKLNRELAEFLELPEPPQRIEVYDNSHIQGAQALGAMIVAGPEGFIKGQYRKWNIRSAQTNDDFAMMREVFQRRFARVQDEDPDRDGGMWPDLVLIDGGKGQMSAARDTLEDMGIEDVPLIAIAKGPHHGREGREVFHFPDGREKMLPENSPLLFHLQRLRDEVHRFAIGAHREKRSRAITASPLDEIPGIGPARKRALLLHFGTASKVRAAALDDLKRAPGVSAAVAQAVYDFYHPGG